In one window of Clupea harengus chromosome 4, Ch_v2.0.2, whole genome shotgun sequence DNA:
- the LOC105902215 gene encoding uncharacterized protein LOC105902215 has product MDFTAEGYLSEEKVTGDHCSPPGQTHTHTWTDEETEEEKTRDVPVSLTEGKLSPQSDVFSDWEDVCVEVGEEVPMESSGKEPRMLKLRRNLHQLDRLYAQKELNVLKASEELSVCCLHISELQGEREALEELIDREKQEENSVGVFRLRAQHKHVCEELHREEELQALMSMALREHELELCKVEVQMAHVCELCEELKQEEQEKQHRKQDRHLLQEKTSSRAHRRTIQQGKE; this is encoded by the exons ATGGACTTCACTGCTGAGGGTTACCTGTCGGAGGAGAAGGTGACCGGTGACCACTGCTCGCCtccagggcaaacacacactcacacctggaCAGACGAGGAGACAGAAG AGGAGAAGACCAGAGACGTCCCTGTGTCCCTAACAGAGGGAAAACTGTCTCCACAGTCAGATGTGTTTTCAGACTG ggaggatgtgtgtgtggaggtgggggaggaggtgcCGATGGAGAGCAGCGGAAAGGAGCCACGGATGCTCAAGCTGAGGAGGAACTTACACCAGCTGGACCGCCTCTACGCACAGAAGGAGCTGAATGTGCTGAAGGCCAG tgaggAGCTGAGCGTATGCTGCCTGCACATCTCTGAGctccagggagagagggaggccctAGAGGAGCTGATTGACAgggagaagcaggaggagaacAG TGTTGGGGTGTTCCGTCTGCGAGCCCagcacaagcatgtgtgtgaggagcttCATAGAGAGGAGGAGCTGCAGGCTCTCATGTCCATGGCCTTAAGGGAACACGA gctgGAGCTGTGTAAAGTGGAGGTGCAGATGGctcatgtgtgtgagctgtgtgaggagctaaagcaggaggagcaggagaagcaaCACAGAAAGCAGGACAGACACCTCCTCCAGGAGAAGACCTCCTCCAGAGCACACCGCAGGACAATACAGCAGGGcaaagagtga